In the Pelagicoccus albus genome, GACGCAGACGTGCCCGCTTCCAAATGGGAAGAATCTTTCAAGGCAGAAAGCGGCAAGGCTCCAGAAGCGACATCGCACGAGACGATGGAGCGGATCCCTGTCAAGCCTCTCTATACCAAGGTAGATTGCGAAGGTATGACTCACCTCGGCTTCACCGCCGGTTTGGCGCCGTTCCTTCGTGGCCCGTACGCCACTATGTATGTTTTCCGCCCATGGACGGTTCGCCAATATGCGGGCTTTTCCACAGCGGAAGAATCGAACGCTTTCTATCGCCGCAATATCGCAGCAGGTCAGCAAGGCCTCTCGGTCGCCTTCGACTTGGCGACGCACCGTGGATACGATAGCGACCACCCGCGCGTTTCTGGCGATGTCGGTAAAGCGGGTGTAGCGATCGACTCAGTCGAGGACATGAAGATCTTGTTCGACAAGATTCCTCTCGATCAAGTCTCCGTATCTATGACCATGAACGGCGCGGTTATCCCGGTGCTTGCGTTCTACATCGCAGCGGCTCTCGAACAAGGTTGCACGCTCGATCAGCTCAGCGGAACGATCCAGAACGATATCCTCAAGGAGTTCATGGTTCGTAATACCTACATCTATCCGCCAGCACCGAGTATGAAGATCATCGGGGACATCTTCGAGTTTACCTCGCAGAAGATGCCGCGCTTCAACTCCATTTCGATCTCCGGCTATCACATGCAAGAAGCGGGAGCGACCGCTGACCTTGAAATGGGTTACACTCTAGCGGATGGACTTGAATACCTCCGTAAAGGTGTGGATGCGGGACTCGATATCGACAGCTTTGCTCCACGTCTCTCCTTCTTCTGGGCGATCGGTAAGAACTTCTTCATGGAAGTTGCCAAGATGCGCGCGGCTCGTCTGCTTTGGGCGAAGTTGGTTAAGCAGTTTAACCCGAAGAATCCTAAGTCTTTGGCGCTTCGTACGCACTCGCAGACTTCTGGTTGGTCTTTGACTGAGCAAGATCCGTTTAACAACGTTGCTCGTACCGCGATCGAAGCTTTGGCGTCCGCTTGCGGACACACACAGAGCTTGCACACCAACGCCCTCGACGAAGCGATCGCTCTGCCAACTGATTTCTCTGCCCGTATCGCGCGTAACACCCAGCTCTTCCTTCAAGAAGAAACCGGCATTTGTAACGTGATCGATCCTTGGGGCGGTAGCTACTACGTCGAGTCCTTGACCAAGGAATTGATGGAAAAGGCTTGGGCCCATATCGAAGAAATCGAGTCCCTCGGTGGCATGACCAAGGCGATCGAGGAAGGTATTCCTAAGCTTCGCATCGAGGAAGCGGCGGCCCGTCGCCAAGCTCGTATCGATAGCGGCGCGGAAACGATCGTAGGTCTCAATAAGTTCCGTCTCGCGAAGGAAGATCCACTTGAGATCCTCGACATCGACAATTCCGCGGTTCGCGATTCGCAGATCGAGCGTCTGGCCGAGCTTCGTGCCAACCGTGACTCTGAGAAGTGCCAAGCGGCCCTCGACGCTCTTGCGGCTTGTGCTGCGGGCGGAGAAGGCAATTTGCTTGGATTGGCTGTTGAAGCTGCTCAAGCTCGCGCTTCTCTTGGTGAAATCTCCGATGCCATGGAAAAGACCTTTGGTCGCTATAAGGCCCAGATTCGCTCAATCTCTGGAGTTTACTCCAAGGAATTCGGACAAGGATCCGCTATGGAAGAAGTTAGCACACTCGTTGAAAAATTCGAAAAGCTTGAAGGACGTCGTCCTCGTATCATGGTCGCGAAACTCGGCCAAGACGGACACGACCGTGGAGCAAAGGTGGTATCAACTGCCTACGCTGACCTCGGATTCGACGTCGATATCGGACCGCTCTTCCAGACTCCTGAAGAAGCGGCCCGTCAAGCGGTCGAAAACGACGTACATGTGCTCGCCATGAGCTCCTTGGCGGCAGGTCACAAGACCCTGCTTCCAATGCTGGTCGAGGCTCTCAAATCGCATGGTCGCGAGGACATCCTTGTCGTATGTGGTGGAGTAATCCCTGCTCAGGATTACGATTACCTCTACGAGAACGGAGCGAGCGCGATCTTCGGTCCAGGTACGATCATTCCAGACTCCGCTAAGAAGATCTTGGAGACGTTGGTCGATACCTTGGAATCTGAGGCATGAGCGAGGAGGGTAAAACCCGACCGCCAGAATGGCATCCTAGCGATGCCGACAAATCTAAGTTTGCGGGCGAAGTAATGGCTGGAAAAGTCGAAGCTTCGCCCGCGATTAAGGTTGTTCGTAAGCCGCGTCGGCGTCCATTGGATGTCGACGAGCTTTATGAAGGGATTCTGGCAGGTAACCGAACCGCTTTAGCTCGCGGGATAACGTGCGTCGAGAGCGAAGCTCCGCGTCATCGCGTCATCGCTCGAGAACTCTTGAGGAGATGTCTGCCTCACTCTGGTGACTCTGTAAGGATTGGTATCACCGGCGTTCCGGGGGCTGGCAAAAGTCAGTTTTTGGAATGCATTGGCAAGATGCTCTGCGACGCGGATAAACGTGTTGCTATTCTCGCAGTCGATCCGAGTAGTTCCGTTACGGGCGGCAGTATTCTTGGCGACAAGACTCGTATGGAGAACCTCTGCCGGGACGAGCGAGCCTTTATTCGCCCGTCACCTGCGGGGAAAACACTTGGAGGCGTTGCGGCGAAAACTCGTGAATCCATCATTCTGTGTGAAGCGGCTGGATACAAAGTAATCTTCGTCGAAACCGTAGGTGTTGGGCAGAGCGAAGTCGCAGTTCGTTCGATGGTGGATTTCTTTTTGCTGCTTCAGTTATCAGGTGGCGGAGATGAACTCCAAGGCATCAAAAAAGGTGTCATCGAAATGGCGGATGCGATCGTAGTGAACAAGTCCGACGGCGATAACGTGCAGCGGACTAAAGTAGCCAGAGGCGAATATGCCAGGGTGCTACACCATTTGCATCCTTATACGGAGGGCTGGGAACCGCAGGCTCTTTGTTGCTCCGGGCTACATGGAACGGGCGTTTGGGAAATCTGGGAAATGGTCCTCAAATTCTGCGATAAGCTGAAAGCGGAAAATCGTTTCGAAGATATTCGCAGCAAGCAAAACGCAAAGTGGTTCCGTTCTTTGCTCGAGCAGAGAGTGCTCGAAGCGTTCTACTCGAAGCAAAAAGAGTCGGGCCTGTTTCTACAGCTCGAATCAGATGTAACCAATGGCCGGATACCTGTTATCGAAGCGGTCGATCAATTACTAGGTTAGGAGTAAGCTTGCCCGCAGTTTCGCTTTTCCTGTTTGGAGGGGCTTAGAACTGCGGGCAGGTTCTTAACTAGTCCAGCCAACCTTGAAGGTTGGCTTCCACGATTTTGGCGAGGGCTTCCATGTGGGCGTCGTCGTCGTTCAGGCAAGGGATGTAAGTGAACTCCTCGCCTCCGGCTTCCTCGAAGCTTTCTTTGATCTCCTCGTTGATTTCTTCTAGGGTCTCAATGCAGTCCGCCGAAAAGGCAGGAGCGCAAATGGCGATGCGCTTCTTTCCGGCCTTCGCGAGTCGGGCGACTTCCTCGACGGTGTATGGCTGGAGCCATTCTTCAGGACCAAATTTCGACTGGAAAGTCGGGACGACCTCGATGTCATCCCATCCGAGTCTTTCGCGGAGAAGATCTGTCGTAGTCAGGCACTCGCAGTAGTACGGGTCGCCTTCGTAAACATAGCGCTTAGGCACGCCGTGGTAGGAGCAAACCAGAACGTCGGGTCGCGTCTCGAGTTTGTCGATCGCCCTTTCTACCGATTTGGCGAGGGCGTCGATGTACATCGGGTTTTCGTAATAGGGTTCTACCGTGCGGGCGATGGGTTGCCATTTGATGGTCATCAAGGCCTTGAAAAAGGCGTCACAAGCGGTGCCGGAAGTCGCTCCAGCATATTGTGGATAAAGGGGTAGAAATAGAATGCGTTGGCAGCCTTGAGCCCGAAGCGCTTCGACTTTCGATTGGGTGGAAGGATTTCCGTAGCGCATGCAGAATTCGACTCTGACGTCATCGCCGTAGCGTTCCGCCATCAGCTCGGCCATCTTTTTGGTCTGGTCCTTGGTGATGGTCATGAGCGGACTTTCGTTTTGCTCGTGATTCCAGATGGACTCGTATGCCTTGCCGGAGGCGAATGGGCGTCTGGTCAAAATGATTAGCTGCAGGAGCGGTTGCCAGAGTAGAGGGGAGTAGTCTATGACGCGTCGATCAGAAAGGAACTCGCTCAAGTAACGGCGCATGGCCCAGTAGCTGTAGTGGTCTGGCGTGCCGAGGTTTGCCAAAAGGATCCCTACGCGATCGACCCTTAAATCGGTGCAGCTTTTTGATGAATTATCTGAATCAGGTGATGGTGTAGCCGTTTTTTCGCTCATTCGAGTTTTGGTTATAGGTCGGGAGACGGATGGGTCATCAACAAAGTTGCGAATAACCTACAGTTTTTGAACGGGGAGTTCAGTGAACTTGTTCACTGATTGGCGATTTGATGAGCCAATTCAAAGAGTACGGCCGAGGCGCAAGCTTTCTGGGGACTGCCCGAGTCTGGAAGTGAATAGTTCTCGAAAGAAGGTTAGATCGTCGTAGCCGAGGTTGATCGCGATTTCCTCGATGGGCAGACTGGACTGTTGGATTTGCCGTTTTGCTTCCTCCATGCGGCGGCGAATAACGTAGTGGATTGGAGGCTCGTTCATCATCCGTTTGAATGAGCGAGCGAAACTACCAGCGGTCATTTCCGCTTCCGAAGCCAGATCGGCGACCGTCCACTTTCGAGCGAGGTCGTTCTCGATTGCGTAGAGCGCTTCGTAGGTGCGGGAATCGAAATTACCCGAATGGTGAGTCGCTTCGGAAACGATGATACGAACGAGCATCTTGATGGCATCTTCGAACAGAGTGTCATGGGGCTGGCGCGATGCGACCAGTTCGGCGAGCGGTTCTAGATTTCGAACATTGCGAATGAAGAGACTTTCGAAGTTCTGACCGACTCTTTCTGCGTCTTCTTGGGATGTATCCAAGTTTTGGAACTGAGCTAGGAAAAGGAAGAGCGGGTAGGACGGGTTTTGTTGAGCCTCGATTTTGGAACCGGGCTTTAAGAAAAAGCAAAGGCCTTGTCTCAAATCGATCTGCTGATCGTCGACGGTTAGTTTACCTCGCCCATCTAGAATTAGCAGGATGGCGTGGTCCGAAAGCGACTCTACTTTCCAGCTCCAAATTGGTTCGCAGCGGTAAAGGATCGGAGCGGTCGTGAGCTCTAGCTTACTGTGGTCGAGAATCGACTGTAAGGAGTTGGGAGGCATCTCAGAAGAATCGTAGGCCGAAGATCCGTTTTGTCGAATAGCGATCTGCGAATTGCAGCCCGCCAAAGTGTTTTGCGGAGAAATAGATTCGCCACGAAAAAGCCCGACGCAATGAAGCGTCGGGCTTGAAAGTGTAGTTGCTTTTTGAAGCTCTGAAGCGAACTAGTAACCGTACTTTGCGTTGTCGCCGAGCTGCTCTTCGATGCGGAGGAGCTGGTTGTACTTGGCGATACGGTCGGAACGGCTGAGCGAACCAGTCTTGATTTGACCGGAGTTCGTTGCAACAGCGAGGTCAGCGATAGTCGCGTCTTCCGTTTCACCTGAACGGTGAGAAGTCACGGAAGTGTATCCAGCGCGGTGAGCCATCTCGATTGCGTCGAGTGTTTCGGTGAGGGTACCGATTTGGTTGACCTTGATGAGGATAGAGTTACCTGCGCCGAGCTTGATGCCCTTGGAGAGGTAGTCTACGTTGGTTACGAAGAGGTCGTCACCAACGAGCTGGCAAGTGTCACCAAGTACCTTGGTTACTGCAACCCAACCATCCCAGTCGTTTTCGTCCATACCGTCTTCGATAGAGTCGATTGGGTACTTGTCGCAAAGCTCCTTGAGGAATGCGGCTTGCTCGTCGGATGTGCGCTTGGCGGCACCTTCGCCTTCGAACTTGGTGTAGTCGTAAACGCCGTCGGAGAAGAATTCGGAAGAAGCGCAGTCGAGAGCGATGGAAACGTCTCCACCTTCGGACTTGCGGCCTGGCTTGTATCCAGCGTCCTTGACGGCTTGGATGATGGACTCGAGGGCATCTTCAGTTCCATCGAGAGTTGGAGCGAAGCCACCTTCATCACCTACTGCGGTGGAGAGGCCGCGCTTCTTGAAGATTGCCTTCAGCGCGTGGAATACTTCAGCACCCATGCGGAGGCCTTCCTTGAAGGAAGAAGCGCCAACTGGGCGGATCATGAATTCCTGGAACGCGATCGGAGCGTCCGAGTGGGAACCGCCGTTGATGATGTTCATCATTGGCACTGGAAGAGTCTTAGCGTTCGGTCCGCCGATGTACTGGTAAAGTTCGAGGCCGGAAGCTTGAGCGGCTGCTTTGGCAACAGCGAGGGATACGCCGAGGATTGCGTTCGCGCCGAGCTTACTCTTGGTCTTTGTTCCGTCGAGGGCGAGCATCGCCTTGTCGATAGCAACTTGGTCGCAAGCGTCCATGCCTTCGATTTCTGGAAGGATAAGTTCATGGATGTTGTCCACAGCCTTGCTTACGCCCTTTCCGAGGTAACGGTCCTTGTCTCCGTCGCGAAGCTCGAGAGCTTCGTGCTCGCCGGTGCTGGCTCCGGATGGCACAGCTGCGCGGCCGATGATTCCAGAAGCGAGTACTACGTCTACTTCGACTGTTGGGTTACCGCGCGAGTCGAGGATCTCGCGAGCGTTGATGTCTATGATATCGGTCGTCATTTTCTTTTGTGATATTTAACGATTTTCCGGCGGGCAGATCCCGACGAAGGGCTGGAACTTATGACCGCGCTTCGGGGAAATGCAAGCATGGTGAATGCAACAATGGCATCCTTCTAATATTTGTTGAACGGAATTGCCGAAATGCCGGTTTTGAGGGGTTCTAAGGCTCAGTTTTTCTGCCCCAAAGAGTCCAAATTACAGTTTCTAGGCCTGAGTAATAGTCTGGTCTAATTTGATGGATTAGCCTAAGTTTTCAAAGCATGTTTTCTAATCCGTGGAGAGCTTGAAAGATCATTCGTTTTTGATGTTTTTTAGGGAACGTCTCTGGTTGATCCGGGCACAATAGGGTAAACATCGCGGTGGGGATGCCGATATAAGTGTGTCTGAACCTCCTGAGCTAAATAGTTAATTTCTAAGATCTTGTGATGAGCGAATTCCTGACCAACAGCGCCCTAAACCAATGCCGCGATACTTTGAAACGGTTGCAGACTGCTATTGGTAGCCGGATTAAGGGTAAGGAACACGTTATCGATCAGGCACTTATCAGCTTGGCGGCAGGTGGCCACGTTTTAATCGAAGACTTGCCTGGTGTGGGAAAGACCACTCTCGCCTATTGCTTAGCGAGGGCAATGAACACGGAGTTTAAGCGTATCCAGTTTACCAGCGACCTCCTGCCAACTGATGTTACGGGAATCTCAATTTACGACGAAAGGGATAGGGAATTCCACTTCAAGCCGGGTCCAATCTTTTCCAACATCGTATTAGCGGACGAAATCAATCGGGCGACTCCCAAGACGCAGTCCAGCCTTTTGGAGGTGATGGACCATGGGAAAGTTACGGTCGATGGAATCACGCACGAAGTTGGTTCTCCGTTTATGGTAATCGCCACTCAAAATCCCGTGGACTACGAAGGCACATTCCCATTGCCGGAAAGCCAGATGGACCGGTTTCTGATGCGTTTGCAAATGGGGTATCCGGACCCGGAAAGCGAAATCGAAATCCTGGCGGAAAAGAGCGAAGGCTACGACGAGTTGAAGATGCAAGATGTCGTCGACGCCGCGGATATAGAACACATCCAGAAAACCGTGCCGAACATCTACCTCGAGCGTTCAATTTTGGAATACCTTCTGAAATTGATCACTGCCACTAGAACAGAGAGTGAATTTAAATCAGGTGTTAGTGTTCGAGGAGGCATCGCTCTCAAAACTGCGGCCCAAGCCAGAGCTCTCTATCTCGGAAGAGATTTTGTGCTACCGGAGGATGTATCCCAAGTTGCTAAACCTGTTATGTGTCATCGTCTGAATCTGCGCCGACCTTCTTCGGATGCTTTGGAAGAAAGACGCATGGTTGAAGGCATTTTGTCTCGGTTAATAGATTCGGTTCCGCAACCGAAGTAAAGGTTTGCCCATGGCTGCGGACGTAGCGGAAGAACGTTTCGATTGGAAGGGGCCGGCAGCGTACAAGCGCCGGATTCCATTGTTACGGAAACTTACCCGAGTTGTTGTTCCGCCGAAGGGTCATAAGGTGGTTCCGACTGGATCTGGGATGTTGCTGATTTTTATAGGTCTCACCATTGGACTAGCGGCATACAATACGGTGAACAATGTGCTATTTGCGGCCCTAGCTCTGCTCATCTCCGCGCTCATTTTAAGTGGTGTTATATGCTGGGGAAATATGCTCTGCGCTCGTTGGAGACTTGAGGCGAGTCCCACTTTTAGGGTGGGGGAAGAAGGTAGCGTAAGTATTGTCCTAGAAAACGCTCGGAGGAGATTTCCGCTCTTTTGCGTTTCGTTTGAGATCAGTTCAGGTGGGCTTGAAGATCACTGCAAACTTTTCATGAGAGAGCGATTGGACCCGGGAGAGTCAACGGCTCTTACCTGGCGTTTTAAGCCCTCCAAGCGGATGAAGACTGCTTTTCGCATCGAGAGCGCTGTATCCAGTTTCCCATTTGGATTTCTTGTGAAATACCTGCCAGGCGAGAGCGAGCGAGAGGTTAGGATTTGGCCCCGCAGGATCGCGTACACAAGGAACCGCAGTCAGGAGTCGGTAGGCGCGAAAGAAGGCAAGAGTAGTCGCAAACAAGGTATCTCCGGCGAGCTAATAGGGCTTCGCCATTACGAGAGAGGAGACTCTTTGAGGTCCATTCATTGGAAAGTATCCGCGAAACAAGGACGGCTAATCGTAAAGGAAAACGCTACCGAAACTCAGCCTATATTCGATATTGTCGTTGATCCGGCTAATTACCTCTGGAGCGATGAAACCCATTTCGAGAAGATGTGTTCGATGGCGGCTAGCATGTCGGAAGACCTATTTCTGGAAGGCAAGATCGCGCATTGCCACGTGAAAGGTTGGGGAAGTATTCGAATCCAACGCGTGTCAGACCTTGAAGCTTTTTTTGACATTTTATCGGAGCTAAATCCGGTCGAGCCGCAAGCAACTTGGGATGTTTTGGCTGGACCAAACAGAATCAACTTTGCCCCGCTGCAAGGGGATGGGGTAGGAGCATTTGTAAATGATGTCCAAGTCGCACAGTCATAGCCTTGAGGATTTGCTCGCCCTCAAATGGGTTCTTGGCGCTTTGATGGGGCTCGTTTGTATCACGACGCTTTTCAACATCACGGGACACAGTAAGTTACCTGCGATTCTTGCTAGCGCTGCGGTGCTAGCGGCCCTCGTGAAGCCTGGCCTCATAGCCAAAATCCCGCAGGTCGTTTGGAAAACTTATGCCTTGGCCATCATTCCGCTGGTATTGGTCGATGTAATCGCCAAGGACACAATCCCGGCTCTGTTGGATCTGAATACCTGGCTGATTTTGTATCGTTGCTTAAATCACGGTAAGCGACGGGAGGAAATGCAGCTCGCCTTGCTCTGCCTTTTTTTGATGATAATGGCAGGGATTTTGACAGCTACGCTTGTATTTGGTTTTCAGTTACTAGCTTTCTCCGGGCTCGTGGTTGCGTATTTGTTGGTCAATACATCCATTGAGGCCAAGGCGGGCGGAGATTACGAGTACCTGGAGTCTTTCGTTCGGAATCATAATTTGAATGTCCTTCGGGCCTTAGGGTCGACTTTCTCAACACGCTTTTGGTTCCTTGGACTCGGCATTTTCTCGTCGATGGTGCTATTGGCTGCTGTCGTTTTTATTGCGATACCTCGTATCAATATAGACGACAAGGTAAGTCTCTTTCAGATGAAGACCAAACAAACGTATTCGGGTTTTAGTGACAGAATACAGCTTGGAGAGGTTACGAATATCAAAAATGACACGAGTGTGGCATTGAGAGTAGACGTGCCAGATGATGCCACGGTTCCCATGGAGCCCTACTGGAGAATGTTGGCTCTCGATGATTACGAGAATGGGGTTTTCCGCCTTTCTGACAGTTTAGCAGAATTGCAGAAGAGTCCGTTGGCCTCGCCGTACCACGCAGTGCGCTATTGGCCCGACAGGCGTTTTTCAGAAAAGCCTAGCTCCCTCAGCCGAGACAAGTGGACCTTTTTCATGGAGCCGGAAGTGAGTCGATATCTACCATTGGTCGGTGATTTTCAGCAAATGACCGTGTCAGATTTAGATGACATCTCAATCGGACCCCACACCTATTCGGTGGCCCTGGACGAGATTAATTCAAAAATGGTTTCGTACCAATTGGAGGGCGTTCGCTTTAACGGAGTAGTGCCTGATGTCCCATCGAGTGCTTATCCCCAATTTTTGTCAGATCCATTTGCATCCGATGTTGATCGAACAGCGTCGCAGTATCCCAAAACTTTACTACAATTGCCTAGCGACGATGCCTCTGCTCGGGTTTTTAGGAGCGCTGCAGCACGTTTAGTCAATGGCGAGAGCCTGACTCCCATAGAATTTGCGCGGAGAGCAACTCAGTCACTTTGGGATTCTCACAGTTACTCGATGTCTGTGCGTCTGCCAAAACTGGATGGAATGTCCGATCCCGTGGCAAGATGGTTTAGTTCGGAGCTTCCAGGCCATTGTGAGCTTTTCGCAACCTCCTTTGTCCTGATGGCTCGCTCTGCTGGTTTTCCAGCCAGAGTTGTCGTTGGCTTCAAAGGCGGAGAATGGAATGACTATGAAAATTACTTTATGGTTAGTAATTCCGATGCCCACGCTTGGGCTGAAATTTATGATGGTGTTGGAAATTGGATACGCGTTGATCCGACTCCTGGCTCTGCGATGCCTTCGATTGAACAAAGCACTGAACTGGTTGCGGAAAAAAAGGGGATATCCGATTCGGCCGCATTTTTGGATAGCTTGAAACTCCTTTGGTACCGAAGAATCGTGAATTTCGACGAGGAGGCCCAACGCGAAGCGGCAGTCCAGCTGAAGGATTTCTTCCTCGCTTACGCGATGGTAGCGGAAGATTGGGCCAAGCAGGCTGGGGAATATCTTTATTACTGGGTGACCTCTCCTTGGAACGCATGGAGAATCACCTACATGCTCAGCCTTTTGGCAATCCTCATAGCTGCCTTCATCATTCAGAGAAATATGGCTTTGAACCTGAGAGAGCTCGTGTTGGCTCCTTTCAGAAGGGGAGATCCTATTAGGCGAAAAGCGAGCAAACTTCTTGATCGTCTGTCGCAGAGGACGGCAAAGGACGACGAAACTTTCAATCGAGTGCTAGACGATTTGAAGAGGCTTAGATTTGGCTCAAAGCAAAGTTGGCCCAACGCTCGTGTTGTATTCAAGGATGCGCGACGCTTGCTGTAGGGGGAACGTCTAACAGGTCCGGATTTTTCTCCACGTAAGCCTGCAGCATGGCGTGAGCGACCGGAGCCGCGTGTGCCCCCCCAAAAAAATTCTGATTCAGAATTTGCCCCTCTATCACCACGGCCAGTGCGACTTTTGGATTTTCCACGGGAGCGAAAGCAACGATCCATGCCAGCTCGATCTTCCCGCCATCCTTGGCGACTTCAGCGGTACCGGTTTTTGCTGCGATGGAAAGTCCCGGAACGCGGATATTTCGACTGCTTCCCAAGGTGGCTGAACCTACCATCCCTTTCACCAGAATTTGGTGTTGCTCTGGAGTCAGACCAGTAGGTTTTGGAGGTGGACGTTGTTCGACCTCTGCCGGACTGAGGCGAAGGATACTAGGTTTGGTCACGATTTCGTTGCGGGCTACTCCCGCTATGAAGACTGCCATTTGCAGAGGAGTGACCCGGGTGAAACCTTGGCCAATCGCAAGATTGGTTGTGTCGCCGTGATACCAACCTTGGCCGATGCGTTCTTTTTTCCACTCCTTAGTGGGGATAATCATGTACCCCGTTTCATGAGGTAGGTCTATGCCTGTCTTATTGGCCAATCCCATGTAGATGGCCTCGCGACTGATATTGTCCACTCCGGTTTCCAGTCCAGTCTCGTAGAAATACACATTGCAGCTGTCGCGTATACCTTCCCATAGAATTTCTTCTTGGTGCCCGCTTCTTTTCCAACAGTACTGAATCCGTCCGCTTACGTGTTTAAAATAGCCAGGGCAGTAGTGAACGGTATCGGCGGTAACAGTGTTGGCTTTCAACGCAGCGGTCGATGTTACCAGTTTGAATGGGGAACCCGGCGGATACAGTCCTTGGATCGCTCGGTTTTGGAGTCCGCCGTCCCGCTTCATCTCCTCATAGGTTTCGGTACTGATGAAGGGGGTCGTGTCGTTTAAATCGTAGTCCGGCTTACTGACCATTGCCAGGACCTCGAGGGAATTCACATCGAGCATGACGGCGGCGCCAACTTGTTCACCTTCAGTTTCAGTGGCTTCGTCGTAGGTTTTGAATGCGTC is a window encoding:
- a CDS encoding transglutaminaseTgpA domain-containing protein; protein product: MMSKSHSHSLEDLLALKWVLGALMGLVCITTLFNITGHSKLPAILASAAVLAALVKPGLIAKIPQVVWKTYALAIIPLVLVDVIAKDTIPALLDLNTWLILYRCLNHGKRREEMQLALLCLFLMIMAGILTATLVFGFQLLAFSGLVVAYLLVNTSIEAKAGGDYEYLESFVRNHNLNVLRALGSTFSTRFWFLGLGIFSSMVLLAAVVFIAIPRINIDDKVSLFQMKTKQTYSGFSDRIQLGEVTNIKNDTSVALRVDVPDDATVPMEPYWRMLALDDYENGVFRLSDSLAELQKSPLASPYHAVRYWPDRRFSEKPSSLSRDKWTFFMEPEVSRYLPLVGDFQQMTVSDLDDISIGPHTYSVALDEINSKMVSYQLEGVRFNGVVPDVPSSAYPQFLSDPFASDVDRTASQYPKTLLQLPSDDASARVFRSAAARLVNGESLTPIEFARRATQSLWDSHSYSMSVRLPKLDGMSDPVARWFSSELPGHCELFATSFVLMARSAGFPARVVVGFKGGEWNDYENYFMVSNSDAHAWAEIYDGVGNWIRVDPTPGSAMPSIEQSTELVAEKKGISDSAAFLDSLKLLWYRRIVNFDEEAQREAAVQLKDFFLAYAMVAEDWAKQAGEYLYYWVTSPWNAWRITYMLSLLAILIAAFIIQRNMALNLRELVLAPFRRGDPIRRKASKLLDRLSQRTAKDDETFNRVLDDLKRLRFGSKQSWPNARVVFKDARRLL
- a CDS encoding penicillin-binding transpeptidase domain-containing protein — its product is MKQEETTKYQGRLLLFYILLGMMITTLLVGVGYRQLVETDEFSTRVKKQNHRRIVTPAPRGNIFDREGRLLVGNKPKFSAVVYLSDSGVREAFRREYRTLRDGFIEREEKYNVGRLQKEARANVIQTYLDDVNRMLGTDEHVNVEKVSAHLNYNPLLPFPIIQDLTREEFAILLESLPIESPVQVYVSNQRNYPYESTASHTLGYVSSTVLTPDSQLPGDDLTTFSEKGTFGRSGVEKQFDDILQGEMGTEIWIVDPYGFQVESTERQYPVKGKDIQLSLDIDVQIAAEDAFKTYDEATETEGEQVGAAVMLDVNSLEVLAMVSKPDYDLNDTTPFISTETYEEMKRDGGLQNRAIQGLYPPGSPFKLVTSTAALKANTVTADTVHYCPGYFKHVSGRIQYCWKRSGHQEEILWEGIRDSCNVYFYETGLETGVDNISREAIYMGLANKTGIDLPHETGYMIIPTKEWKKERIGQGWYHGDTTNLAIGQGFTRVTPLQMAVFIAGVARNEIVTKPSILRLSPAEVEQRPPPKPTGLTPEQHQILVKGMVGSATLGSSRNIRVPGLSIAAKTGTAEVAKDGGKIELAWIVAFAPVENPKVALAVVIEGQILNQNFFGGAHAAPVAHAMLQAYVEKNPDLLDVPPTASVAHP